One Vanessa atalanta chromosome 6, ilVanAtal1.2, whole genome shotgun sequence genomic window carries:
- the LOC125064751 gene encoding thioredoxin domain-containing protein 17-like encodes MVTQIEIKGFDDFVKYTETIDDNGPPVLFYFSGSKLPDGNSWCPDCVVAEPMVKAFVNELNKNIIFVYVSVGDREYWKDRACPFRTDSRSKLLVIPTIIKWKGVQRLEGSQCGQRDLLQMLFEDDD; translated from the exons ATGGTTACGCAAATAGAAATAAAGGGATTTGACGATTTTGTTAAATACACTGAAACTATTGATGATAATGGACCGCccgttttattttactttagcgGCTCCAAATTACCTGATGGTAACAGTTGGTGTCCTGACTGCGTAGTGG CGGAACCAATGGTGAAGGCATTTGTGAATGAgctcaataaaaatatcatatttgtgTATGTCTCTGTTGGGGATCGAGAATA ttGGAAAGACAGAGCATGTCCATTCAGAACTGACAGCCGCTCGAAGTTACTGGTTATACCAACCATAATTAAATGGAAAGGAGTACAAAGATTAGAAGGTAGTCAGTGTGGACAGCGGGATTTACTACAAATGTTATTTGAAGATGATGATTGA
- the LOC125064768 gene encoding uncharacterized protein LOC125064768: MDSAVKNKSITQPKTMAELLPGLCGILSKDAVHTLTAKKQSRPTMIQSRTAEKVLKPMTIAQMRGDILALRVQSPRKFALPTASAKKRHWNSSVKVENKNKSHTADGQMKYNSVRKVLNFQSKPKPPNTTRATMAIPETVKFPKPEIKAKKSLHIQNNNKNNVRISGICHIPETPVVTNKLNKNRMTIQQQINKENNSYIANLNKKLAASKSQNSQKVVTKPETPLANMSFKSNSDASFLEKEKEINDIEEKTKALTEEQTLENIAEVTPPVSTPFKEYRNVQEFFNHTTESDNSALYNDTIMCFEKMSVNNEIKREESVIVSLCDMLNKAAVTNSDKISTELEDLLEVEKQTEKNIKMIENGIKTLKHIKESQLKSLQFVRKLINEKRVQKVTQSEMNDQIKKEQVINEPFKKETSSETSPILSRPSVIKAKSPSYKIPKKNLCMRKKVFYKSMPNVSDVMQTPNKNTDKALNMYMEMKEKMNFLNTPLVKHRSIEPPDTPAVTSHNLQVQLDKLFNGS, encoded by the exons ATGGATTCTGCAGTGAAAAATAAGTCTATCACACAGCCTAAGACTATGGCGGAATTATTACCTGGACTGTGTG gTATACTATCAAAGGATGCAGTTCATACACTTACGGCAAAAAAACAATCTCGACCCACCATGATTCAATCGCGGACTGCTGAGAAAGTATTAAAACCAATGACTATTGCGCAAATGAGGGGTGACATATTAG CATTAAGAGTACAGTCACCTAGAAAATTTGCCTTACCCACGGCATCAGCAAAGAAAAGACATTGGAATTCATCAGTGAAagtagaaaacaaaaataaaagtcacaCAGCAGATGGACAAATGAAGTATAATTCTGTCAGAAAAGTCCTTAATTTTCAATCTAAACCAAAA ccTCCAAATACAACCAGAGCAACAATGGCAATACCTGAAACTGTTAAATTTCCGAAACCAGAAATAAAAGCAAAGAAATCACTACACATTCAAA ataataataaaaataatgtgagGATTAGTGGAATATGCCATATACCAGAAACCCCTGTCGTAACTAATAAGCTCAATAAAAACCGTATGACCATTCAGCAACAAATCAATAAGGAGAATAACTCATACATcgctaatttaaacaaaaagctTGCAGCTTCTAAGTCTCAGAATTCCCAAAAAGTTGTAACCAAACCTGAAACACCCCTTGCTAATATGTCGTTTAAATCGAACAGTGATGCCAGTTTccttgaaaaagaaaaagaaattaatgaCATAGAAGAGAAAACAAAAGCATTAACAGAAGAACAGACCTTGGAAAATATAGCAGAAGTAACACCACCTGTTTCAACACCATTCAAAGAATACAGAAATGTTCAAGAATTTTTTAACCATACAACTGAATCTGATAACTCAGCTTTATATAACGACACAATTATGTGTTTTGAAAAAATGTCTGtcaacaatgaaattaaaagggAAGAAAGTGTTATAGTTTCTCTTTGTGATATGTTAAATAAAGCTGCCGTTACAAACTCTGATAAGATCAGCACTGAACTAGAAGATTTACTTGAAGTGGAGaaacaaacagaaaaaaatataaaaatgattgaaaatGGTATTAAAACATTGAAACATATCAAAGAATCGCAACTGAAATCTTTGCAATTTGtaagaaaactaataaatgaaAAGAGGGTACAAAAAGTTACCCAGAGTGAAATGAATGATCAAATTAAAAAGGAACAAGTTATAAATGAgccatttaaaaaagaaacaagttCAGAAACAAGTCCCATACTAAGCAGGCCTTCTGTTATTAAAGCAAAATCACCTTCTTATAAGatcccaaaaaaaaatttgtgtATGAGgaaaaaggtattttataagTCTATGCCAAATGTATCTGATGTAATGCAAACTCCCAATAAGAATACAGACAAAGCTTTGAATATGTATATGGAAATGAAA